The DNA region AAATACATAGCGCCCCGTAGCCTTATCTGACGGCCGTCCTACTATACCAGGGGAGTGAGAGATTCGAGGTTCCCTCTCCATTCTGTCCAAGTAGGGTTGGATAATTCAGGTAGTGTGTCGGGATTTGGGGCCTAAACTTCTAGTTCAGTAGGTTGAGACCGATCCCTTAGAGTTCGACAAAAATATATTCAGTTCCAAGGGCTTATATTGGTCATTACCTGTTACCGGGTGGCGTTTGACTCTGATGGATTCAACTTTGGCTATGAGTTTTGCCAAGAAACAACAGTCCGAGTGATCGGTTACTGCACCGGCTAGATGGAAGAGAATTTTCTTACTGATTTTCTCGTGCCACTATTCATGGCGAGGATAAGAGTACATCGCTTAGATCAATACATGTTGGAGTGATCGTATGTACATAGCATGATGGACACAGACACTTAGAAAAAACCTGGGGGTAATCAATAGACACTGATGAAAAATCTATACTACTTCGTTGCCGGCTTGCTTGTAGTAATGGCGGGAGTTTTGCCGGTGAAGGCACAAGAGTGGGGGAGCATTCAAGGTACCGTTTATGTAACCGATGATGCGACAATTGTTACCGATGCTACGGTTACGCTGGTTGGTTTGAATTACTCACAGCGGGTTGACGAAGCGGGGCGGTTTGTTTTTGAAGAGGTGCCGGCAGGTTCGGTACTTCTGCGTGTTGAAAGCCCTCTTTGGGGACGAAATTCAGAGAGAATCACAGTGGTTGCAGGCGAGACCATCGAAGTGGATATTGAAGTTCTGCTACATGTACATCTTGAGGAGATGATTATTACGGCAGGGCCGACAGCCCTGACGCGTTCGGAGCTGGTCAATCCAGTGAGTGTCTTGACAGAAAGTGACCTTTTTGAATCGGATGGAGTCAGTCTTGGAGAGTCCTTAAAGAACCAACCGGGCATGGCATCCACCTATTTTGGTCCCGGGGCCAGCCGCCCGATAATCGGTGGAGTGGGAGGCAGCAGAGTCAAGGTTCTTCAGCACGGCTTAGCGATCGGTGACGCGAGTGATCAAAGTGAAGATCATGCCGTGGGTGCAGATGCTTTTGATGCCAAACGAATTGAAATTATCCGAGGGCCGGCAACGCTCCTGTACGGAAGCGATATCACGGGTGGGGTGGTAAATATCCTTGATGGGCGGGTTCCTAATGAGCGTCCGGTGAATCGCATTGAGGGAATGGTGATGGGAAGGGGCGGGCTAGGTTCCAATGAACGAGGAGGTGGTGGGAGCCTTACGGGTGCATTCGGGAATGTTGTTTGGCGTGCTCATGGCTTATTACGTGAAACAGGGGACGTCTCCACACCATCATTTAACCCCGAAGGAGATCACGAGGAGCATGATCATGAAGATGAGGAGCATGGAGACGATGAACACGATGATCATGACGATGAAGAGCATGGCGAGGAAGAGCTTGAAATGGTAGACCATATCGAAAACTCAAGCACCTCGCTGGGGCGAGGATCCTTTGGCATGTCCTGGCTCGGTAGGCGTGGCTATGTCGGAGCTGCTGTTAGCTTTCACAATTCAGACTACGGTGTTCCTGGACATGCGCATGGGGCACATGAGGAAGAGCATGAAGAGCATGAGGAGGATGAACATCATGACGAGGACCATCTTGATGAGGAAGAGCACGATGAGCACGAAGACGAACATGGTCACGAGGAAGAAGAAGGGGAAGTATCCATTGACCTGAACTCCGTGACTTACGATATAGAGGGAGCTTATCGCTTTGGTGATGGGGCCGTTGAGGGCCTGCGCTTCAGATTTGGCGTTGCCGATTATCAGCACACCGAACTCGAGCACCTGGAATCAGGATCGGAAGAGATCGGGGTCGTATATGAGAATAATCAGTGGGAGGGACGCGTTGAGGTGGATCATTCACTCCATCGGTCTACGAAAGGGACTGCAGGAGTACAAATGAAACGGCGTGATCTGGCAACCCCCACGGGAAGCCACTCAAGTTTGCCTGCAACCCTGTCCACTCAGGTGGGCATCTTTGCGATGGAGCGGATTAATTTGGGCTCACTGAGACTGGAACTCAGCGGTCGAATGCAGTGGCAGTCTCATGACCCTGATGGCAAGGCTTCGAGGTCATTCTCATCCCTGAGTCTGGGTGGAGGGGCAAATTATGAATTGAGCGAGCAACTGTCATTCTCATTGAGCCTTGCACGCGCGGCAAAGGCTCCAAGTACAACGGAACTGTATTCGGATGGATTACACACGGCTATACGTTCTGTAGAAATAGGGAATGAAAACCTTGAAGTTGAGGTGACGAACAATGTTACGATTTCTGGATTTCTCAATACGGAGCCTGTACATGTGACATTGACGGGATACTTGAATCAATCGGACAATTTTATCTATCATGCACCGACAGGTATGATGGAAGAGGGGAATCCGGTTCTTCAGACTGCTCAGGCGGAAGCCAGAATTACAGGGCTGGAAGTAGATGCAGACATAGAGGTGTTCCACAGTGGGAATACTCACGTTATACTTGGGCTGATGGGAGATTACGTAAACGGCCAACTTACATCCCAAGATGATTATCTGCCCCGTATTCCGCCGTTACGCCTGGGAGCTTCGCTGCAGTATTCGGTAAATAATTTTGTGGCGAATCTATCTGTGAGACGGATTGCCAGCCAAGAGCGGGTGTTTTCGATGGAAGAACACACGGACGGCTACACCATGATTGATGCCAAAGTACGTTATCGGTTGATCACGGGTTCTATGGCTCAAAGCATCTCTTTGCAGGGCTTGAATCTCGGCAATACGTTAGCCAGAGCACATACTTCGTTCCTGAAAGAGACTGTGCCGCTACCGGGCCGTGATATACGCTTGACGTATGCCATTCATTTCTAGTCCAAACGATTGTATCTGCAGGCCAGCCCAATCAATGCATTGTGTGATTTAGTGACGAGTATATCGTCAGAGATCCATTCGACTCGATCATATTAACTGCCGGGGCAGGAAGACATTGAATGATCTTCGGCTCGGTGGCTAGGGTGGGTGTGTTGACTCCAAGGTGTCATGCTGGTTGGTGATTAGCCAGGAGTCTTCATGCAGGGGGTCATGTATACGATTGTGTGAATTGTCATACGTCGCGGTCGACCCTATTGATTTGTCTGCTTTTGGCTGAGGCTGGACATCGTTGAGCATTGGTTCAGCTAGTTTGTCTAATTGTTGGTCAAATCCCCGATGTATTCCTCGGCCCGTTTGCGATTTCCACTCTTTGGGGATAACTTCACCAGATACCAAAACAATGCATCTCGCTCATCCTACTCAGTACCTCCCACGGAAAGAGTGTTGGATTCTGTAAAGTTTTGTCATGATTTTTGGGCATCGTTCAAACAATTGGCTTTGCGTTTGCGTTGACGTGGCTTTCCTAGAAAACCTGCTTGCTGATTTTTATGCATCGTACGAGATTGACTATCCCGATTATCCTTGTAACCCTGGTGCTTGGGTGTGGAGGTTCGGAGGGTCCTAGCCCAGGATCTGACGAATATACCAGCGTCGTCAGTGCTTTCTACGCAGGAGTATCTGCGATGGAGGTGGGTGAAGACCTGCGTGCCAATGCGAAGCTGACATTGGTCACGGAACTCGCTCCCAGAGAGCCAGCTGCCTGGGCAAACCTGGCATTGATGGCGATGCGCCGGAATGAACTGGATGTGGCAACGGGGCATTTGGCACACGCCTTGCAACTAGACTCAACAAATAGCGAAATCCTGCTTTTAGCCGCAGCTCACGCACGGATGATGGATGATGACTCTGCGCAAGTACGATATCTGCGCAGGGCCGTATTGGTTGATTCACTGAACGTGCGTGCACTCTTTGAACTGATTGAGCTGCTTCCTGAGGGCTCGGATGAAAGCAGGTCATTGACGAATCAGCTCGTCACTGCTGCTCCGGGAAATACCTCCGTTGTGCTCAAGCGGCTTCAGCAATCAGTTTCCCTGGGTACCTTGGATCTTGAACTGCTGAATGAGCTCAGCTCCTATGCATG from Rhodothermaceae bacterium includes:
- a CDS encoding TonB-dependent receptor, which gives rise to MKNLYYFVAGLLVVMAGVLPVKAQEWGSIQGTVYVTDDATIVTDATVTLVGLNYSQRVDEAGRFVFEEVPAGSVLLRVESPLWGRNSERITVVAGETIEVDIEVLLHVHLEEMIITAGPTALTRSELVNPVSVLTESDLFESDGVSLGESLKNQPGMASTYFGPGASRPIIGGVGGSRVKVLQHGLAIGDASDQSEDHAVGADAFDAKRIEIIRGPATLLYGSDITGGVVNILDGRVPNERPVNRIEGMVMGRGGLGSNERGGGGSLTGAFGNVVWRAHGLLRETGDVSTPSFNPEGDHEEHDHEDEEHGDDEHDDHDDEEHGEEELEMVDHIENSSTSLGRGSFGMSWLGRRGYVGAAVSFHNSDYGVPGHAHGAHEEEHEEHEEDEHHDEDHLDEEEHDEHEDEHGHEEEEGEVSIDLNSVTYDIEGAYRFGDGAVEGLRFRFGVADYQHTELEHLESGSEEIGVVYENNQWEGRVEVDHSLHRSTKGTAGVQMKRRDLATPTGSHSSLPATLSTQVGIFAMERINLGSLRLELSGRMQWQSHDPDGKASRSFSSLSLGGGANYELSEQLSFSLSLARAAKAPSTTELYSDGLHTAIRSVEIGNENLEVEVTNNVTISGFLNTEPVHVTLTGYLNQSDNFIYHAPTGMMEEGNPVLQTAQAEARITGLEVDADIEVFHSGNTHVILGLMGDYVNGQLTSQDDYLPRIPPLRLGASLQYSVNNFVANLSVRRIASQERVFSMEEHTDGYTMIDAKVRYRLITGSMAQSISLQGLNLGNTLARAHTSFLKETVPLPGRDIRLTYAIHF